The genomic DNA TCCCCTTTGCGATAAAtatgtgtcttatttttttctttttgactgcaCCTCACAGGATGCAAGACCTTGGTTCATCAAACCCCATGCCCTCTGCGGTGGAAGACCAGAGGCCTAGTCACTGAAATTCCTTAGATACATATCTTGGAAAAGAGATACTTTGAGATGatttctctgtgcttttcttCCTTAAACCTTAGCTTTAGTATCCATTTGATGATTCTGGCCTGAGTCAATTATTATTGATTATGATGGCCAGAAAGTGTTTTTCTAATTCCATCATTCTCCATTTTTTTTGGCTTTCCACTGAAAGGCCTTTAAGAGCAGTTTCCTTCTTACCAATGGATGTTTTTATTCAAATCAGTATAGATATGTGAATTCTTATTTTACTCAGTGGGTTTTAATCCTTATTTGTCATCATGTATTTAAATGTTTGTTCCAGATTTGGCTAGTGGGGACTCCTTTCAGCTAATTTCTATCTGACTTaaattttaatgcttttattttccctttttttttttttaagcaaatcatAAAAGCACTGTAGCCAAAGATGTCTTTGGGGGCATTAAATTTAGTGAattactattaaatatttttatttgtaaaatcttaaaatattatttttcaagtagagctaataaaatctatttttggaATTCTGTATTTTAAGACTCAAAAGTGTAGCTTTGTGTATCATGGTGTATTTGAAGTGCTGTTTTTTCTAGAAAGCAAAGTTTTTGATTCTGTATACAGCATTGAAAAGAAATTTTGGTAAGAAACTTCTTAGTGAGTTTGTATTTAACCTCATGTGACCTATATTTACCCACTTCCCATTCTTCTACCCCTCCGAAGTTTCAGAGGAAGCTGAAAAGCAGactctctctctcaaaatttaGATACTTTAAGAAACATTAATGAAAAGGTATTTGTGTTGGATAATCATTTtagcttaattaaaaaaataaactcgcATTGTCTTGTAGagttttttaatagcaaaaagtAATTTTGAATGGATGAGTTGTCTATGCTTACAAGCAATTTAGCTTAGTTAAATTCAATAAATAAGCAGTGTTTATTTTACCTTAAGTTGAAGTCCTACAGATTGTATTTTTGCCTATCTTTACAGCTGAAAAATACAACAAGGACTTGGTACCTGATAATACAAAAAATGCTGACAATGCAGCTAAAAATGCAGAGCCATTGATCAATTTGGATGGTAAGtttataaatgcataaaaattatcaacattttttgtttcttaaatgttttttacTTCTAGAATGAAGTTTGGGTTTACTTGGTTTTAGTAGATTAAGAGTGTTTCATGCAGACAGACATTtgtgttcatattttttattctctATGCTGTTTTTTATTGTTGTGACAGTGTCCTTTCTCCCTTATATAGTTGAATACctgaaatttaaaatgcttttctttcatcTGTCTGTAGTAACTTGGGCATTTGATTTGTATTTAATCATAGTGGTGATTGCTTTCCTAGGTGTAGAAAATATTAAATCTAATGACTATGAAACAGGtgttaaattttttcatttttataagtcCCAGAtgtctttagttctttctccttttaaaagtATGATGATTCTAATTACTTAGGTTATGTTAAATATTCTTTTGCTGACTGATGTTAACTTGTTATTTATGAGTTACTCTTATGAATTAATAAGCTACTTGGACACTCTAGGGCTGCTGCTCAGAGAAAAGGTTTTGGGAAAACCGTCCTTTGAAGGGAATCTGTGTGTTAAAATTAATAGCTTTGTGAGAAAAGTTAATTAAAAGTGCTACATAAATGGGCCTTGCAGAGAAAGTTACAGGACAAACCTCATGTAAGTTAGTCATTTATTGGGTTGTTCACTTTGGTTAATTAATAGGAAGACCATTGATCACATCAATTTACCTAATGATGATGCCCCATACTACTTTTGTCAGCATTAATTTtagaaattgagattttttttgttaTATATGCTTACATTTATGTCTGTAATTACATGCTTACAGAGGTATAAGtttccatttttaatcttttatagtAAATAATCCTGATTTTAAGGCTGGTGTAATGGCTTTGGCTAACCTTCTTCAGATTCAGCGTCATGATGATTACCTGGTAATGCTTAAGGTCAGATTCATATTTTTGATTCATACAtgtaacaattttaaaaactcatttataattatatatttgtatataatttttaaaataatcattttctaaaaataattgatatttaAATCTGTGGTTGAATGAGTAAAATGTGGAGGAATGTAGGACATAAACCGGATTTAATTAGTTCATTGGTTTTATATTATCTAACAACCAATATCAAAGTATTTACTGTGTACCTGCCTCTGTGCTAAATCTTTTGCAAAGATGATCTCATGCAGTCTTCCCAACAGTCCTAGAGCTGGTTAActggtatctttttaaaaatatgtatatgaagaAACAGACTGAATGATAATAGATAAATAATGTTCAAGCTGACACAGAAAATGATAGGATTTAAACTAGACACTTGACCTTAAACTAGACACTCGGTCCAGTCTTCTTCCTATCACCCCACCTCTTTTTAATTAGTCCTTCTAAAGATTCATGGTCTGTAATTCATTAAGATCATGGAAAATGCCAAACTAGTAAATGGTGCATTTGGTCAAAAATATATACGCCCAACTTCTTTGAGTAATGAATGTTTCTGTCCTCCAAGCCCCCCATGCTAGATAGGCCATTCAGTTCAATCCTTCCATCAGGGAATCTGATGGTCTGAAAGATGTCTTATTTCTGAGAGGAAAAATCTACTCTTGCTTCAGACGATTCATGCTGAGTAACTATGATAGTCTTGTGGGGGAGGGACAGGGGAGTGGTCCTTAGGATACCAGATTTGAaagttattttagaaattattattgatttttatgaGAAATTAAAGAGCTTTAAATTACTTTAGGCTACTTTGCAGGAAATTAATCTCACTCTCCCCACAAGAGATTAAGCCATAATTTATTCTCCTTTTTAGAATTATATTAAGTGACAGTTGTAAGAAGGGGAAGACTATTCTCTTCCTAGATTAGTATAATTCTGCTGAATCTGAATGTTAACTTTGATTGTCTCAACTCCAATTGGATGCCAAGAGACAAAAGTTGTTTTTAGTGAAATTTAGCTCTTTCAAAGGCTTGTTTCTTTCTTGGGCAATTACAGAAATTATTTTGGGATGGTTCTACAGTGGTTGTGTCAGCCTTAATCATaaacagagagaggaaaatacTGTATTTGGGATGCTAAAGTATAAGTCAGTTAcaatcaaaaactataaaattctaatCCTAactgcatgtttattcttttgAGTTAATTGAAGCAAACAATACATGACAATATGGACATCTTCATAGGTTTGCTAGGTGTGAGAATCAGTACATTAACTGTTTGGCAACTGGACTATGTAATATATTTGCAGTGACTGTTAGATTGGTttagttatttttcaaatgtatttttccaggtttttattaaaaataatttttcacacTTTCATACTTATTTTGGGGTTTTCACTATCATTCACTAAAATTCCTTAAAATCTTTTCGAGTGTGCAAGTACATGCATGCACTTGTGTCTGCAGTGATAAAATGTGttgataatgaaaaaaatcaatgtgtcctatgaataatatgaaaaaattttaCTATAATGAAGAACCCAAGGACAGTATTATACACTACTCTTTGTGTCAAAGATTATGTGCGTAACACACGCATGTGCATATATCCCTGGTGAGCTTGTAATTTGATAGAGACTGTGTGAGTATGTAGAAGGATCTGGTAGCAACAATTGTTTTCTGAAACGATGACTGAGGCTTGGATAGAAAGGAGACCTACTTTTTCACCGTGTATccttctttattaaaattttttaccaCACACAAATTacttattaaaaaatgtaattgttATGAATATCATTCCACATTATTAAATGTTAAAAGTGAAAACTTTCATTACAGTAGCTATTTTATTTAACTTGCTGGCAATTTGGTACTGAATTAGGTATTTCTAATTTCATCATATTGAGCATCCTTATTCTATATATTTAGAGAAGAAAAGATAACAGccaataaaaagtagaaataatattttggggAATTTTTAGGCAATTCGCATTTTGGTCCAGGAGCGCCTGACACAAGATGCAGTTGCTAAAGCAAATCAAACGAAAGAGGTacgttgtgttttttttaatctaaataaattctaaattattACTGAACGTTTTTTGGGGGGTTTGAACTTTGCTTGACAATGCTTGAGATATTCTGTGTTAGAACTGCCCAGAGAAAGTACTTCAGCAGGGTTGAATTTGATTCTTAAGCAAATTGTACCCAGTCATATTTGAGTGAAAAGTGAACTTCACATTTATCTCACTTCATTACTTTTAAGAAGCTACCAGTAGCACATTTACAGCCTACCAGTAGAAAACCACTGTGTGTACTCAGTTAATTTAAAAGAACTTACCCTTGTGAAATTTACTGGGTTATTTTGACTAACTACTAGAAAACAGGACACATCTCCTCTTTGTTACTCGTTAGTTTTCCTTTTCTGCGTAAATCTTTATCTTCACCCTTTTGTTTCTTCAGAGAAATCTCATTTCCTACCATAAACCATGATAATGATAAAGTAACTTGTTCATAATTTTAGGGTAGTTTTCGATGGATTGTACCAAAAATCCAAATGTCCCTAAAGTCTTCTTGAGTATGGGTCAGTGTAGACAGTGTCCTCGGGTTAGCAGCTGCAGATATCTGATAATGCCCCTTCCTGCTGCATAGATGAATGTCTTGGTTACAGTCTATATTCTGAACCCTGGTCCTTCGTCATGCCTCCCTCACCCTCTAATTCCCCAGTGTCTGTTGTCCTCTGACCTCATCTTTATCAAAGCCTGGTAGTTTTGAAAGGTTATTAATGCCAGGGCAGGGTAGTGCCCCTCTGAAAGACACTCAGtttcttttaaaggtttttatTGGCTTATTAATTACGTATGAATCAGGCCACTGGAAACTAAAGATCAGCTTATTTCACCCCCCCTGCAGAACAAACAGTAAGTTGTTTTGGCATAATAAAATCATTCATCATCATTCAGCAAAACTATGCCTTTGGTTTGGAAGGCAGTACAGATAAGGCCATAACCAAATAATCTTTGCTCTTATTTGCCAAgtaaaattcagtttattttcagTGTTCCAAATAAATCCTAACTTCAGTGTCATCTCAGAAGATACTGTGCTACAATAGTAACAGTGGaagagttctatagtttcttGTTTGCACTCATTCATTACATCGGATTTGGGGCATGAAGTGAGAAGTGACAGTTCAGCATTTGTAACATTGGAAGTATTGACGTTAACTGGTAATAATTTTATACAGTATATAATTAGCAGAAAGTCTAAACCGCCTTCCTGATTTTTGATAGTTATTGTGAACTTTATATGGTTTGGCATCATACCAAAGATGGTGATTATGATACAGGTGCTGACTGGTTAACTAAATGGTTTAGATTCTGTTCGTTTTCCTAGACCATTTCAAAGTAACTTTTAAGTAATATATAATCTGATGTCATAACCAGAAAAAAAGTTATGTATTTTTAGATTTGTACAGTTCATAAAGACAATATGCTCAAACAAAGTTGAGGAAGCTTATGAATAGAAGTGATCCTGTTGGTTCTGTACACTGGCTGCTCACTGTCACTAAAGTGGGATCAGAGCAGCCCTGTTCAGCCTTTGCTGCATAGCTGTAATGATAGCACTGCTGCAGAAAGGAGCTATGCTTTTATATTGCCTGGTTTTTAAGGATTGGATTGTGTTACGAAACTAGCTTCTTACTACATGGAAAAAAGCCTTTTttgggtggggttttttttttttttttttttggtagtaagAGAAAATTCTCAGGCACCTTGCCACTGCAGCTAAAAGGGCTAAAATAACAGGCTAGCTAGCTGCTTTTCAGTTTGAggtaagaaaatagaaatgtataACTATATATAGTctgatttttgtcctttttccttAAGGGTTTGCCTGTTGCCTTAGACAAGCATATTCTTGGTTTTGACACAGGGGGTAAGTGATTTTTAATTCAAACTTTTTAGAGACTTGGTGATTATTTGGGGGAAGTAAGTGAATAAATGCAAAAGTTACTGATTaatccagtgtttcttatgaaaCAGATGCAGTTCTTAATGAAGCTGCTCAAATTCTGAGATTGCTGCACATAGAAGAGCTCAGAGAGCTACAGACAAAAATTAATGAAGCCATAGTAGCCGTTCAGGCGATTATTGCTGACCCAAAGACAGACCACAGACTGGGGAAAGTTGGAAGATGAACACTTTAGGATTTCAGCTTCTCACCTACTTAGTACAACTGGGAACCATGTACGCTTTGGCATGTGTTTGGAAATGTCATGTTTTCAAGGGAAGAATCCCAGAAAATTGACTCTGTTCTAGAGATTTACCatcattgctttttctttaataaagttgggaaggccattttttttttttgactgtgtgtTGTTTTATGTATCTGTAAAAGTAATCTTTCTCCCTTGTGGTTCCTGCCACCACCCCCCCAACTTCATTATAGACAACACAAATCCTTAAGTCAtaggaaaacttaaaaatatatttttattggagtaatcTAGAAAATTTGAGAACTGTTACATCTttggtatttatatataaatgtaatttctGTGGGTAATCCTATAGAGGGATTTACAGGATCagaaaatacaaattgaaacattctagcaccttttaatataaatagaaatgCATTGAtgtagaggtaaaaaaaaaaaaaccctagaacTTTTGTTGGGAAACTATAAATAAGTTGGTTATTTCCCATCAGTTCTGCATTAGCCTTCTCTTAACTATGTCAGGGTTTATGATCTTTTAGGATTGTATTTTTATACTGATCACGTGTGCTTTAATTTCTTGTCCAGAAAGCAAAAATCAGATTTAGGATCTCAGCATGCTCTAATTGGTTATTAGTTGAATGAATTTGACCttttaaatatgatataaatgTTTATGGAAAGTTGCTTATATAAGCAACAATTAAAATTCTGTTGCCTTTCTTAATCTTGAaataacttgttttttaaaaaatacagtagtaAAGATTGAGGTATAAACTTTTCACAAAATATACTTAGTCTTTTTGCACCGAAAATGTTCATCTTGTATGTCCAGGAACTTCTAATGACCaattcctttttcactttcacctttgttCCTGATAAATGTTCTTTAGGGTCCAGATTCCAATTGTAAATTCCAAGTCCATATTTACTTTCTTCCTGTGGAGGGAGGGAACAGTATGTGAGTATTTTATATCTAATTTGCAACAGCAAGTCTTTTTAAAGGGGAAATACTCTGGTAGGCTGACACTTTTTGTATACAGTTAAGCTTGGTCGGCTTAAGGTAGCAGAATGGTCACCCCTATGTGTTAGCCATTAGCTTTTCTAGCTCAGAGTGGCTCTCACTGGTGGTGGCAGCAGGCCAAGGGTGATCAGCTACTAGATCTATCCTCCTCTACCCAGCTGATCCAAAAGGAGCTGCCTGAGCAGCTGTTTACCTGGGCAGTAGGGGTAGACTGCAGTTATCCCATAGAGGTGAGATCGCTGCTCTGGGAGATACTCATCAGTAAACTGGCCGGTGTCTCTGTTGACTGCTATAACACCATCCCTGGTAACAGAAAGGAAGAGTGAATTCATAGGATTTAAGACTGGGGtagaaaaagtcagtttatcGATAAACGAAATCTCTGCCAGACttctcaaatacatttttaaaattaatttaactgTAACTTTTGACTTGGATTCTGAAGATCCGTCTatatcagtgattctcaaagtagTCCTCAGATCTATATTATCTGGGAACTTGATAGCAGTACAGATTCTTTGGGCTCCTACTCAGATGTcatgctaaagtttgagaaccactgtgcaAATCAGAATTGCTGGGGGTGGAATGGAAGAACATATACTTAATGTTTCCCAGTTCCTCTTGGTGAACTAGTGTAAGGTGTAGTATTTTTCATTCTCCTAGGGAGCAACTAATATGTCCATAATGTCATTTTTTATTCTCTGAAGATCAGATTCAGACTAATGTCCTTGCCTTTTGGATAGTTTATTACC from Ovis aries strain OAR_USU_Benz2616 breed Rambouillet chromosome 7, ARS-UI_Ramb_v3.0, whole genome shotgun sequence includes the following:
- the RTRAF gene encoding RNA transcription, translation and transport factor protein, whose amino-acid sequence is MFRRKLTALDYHNPAGFNCKDETEFRNFIVWLEDQKIRHYKIEDRGNLRNIHSSDWPKFFEQYLRDVNCPFKIQDRQEAIDWLLGLAVRLEYGDNAEKYNKDLVPDNTKNADNAAKNAEPLINLDVNNPDFKAGVMALANLLQIQRHDDYLVMLKAIRILVQERLTQDAVAKANQTKEGLPVALDKHILGFDTGDAVLNEAAQILRLLHIEELRELQTKINEAIVAVQAIIADPKTDHRLGKVGR